Proteins encoded within one genomic window of Panicum virgatum strain AP13 chromosome 1N, P.virgatum_v5, whole genome shotgun sequence:
- the LOC120656595 gene encoding thioredoxin M1, chloroplastic-like, whose amino-acid sequence MASSLAVAVSVSVAAPASSPSPVAAAAPPRVALRRGLPPMCRALRARPRSRGPAVVCQAQGGQDTAIQVPDVSKSTWQSLVVESELPVLVEFWASWCGPCKMIDPIVGKLSKEYEGKLKCYKLNTDENPDIATQFGIRSIPTMMIFKNGEKKDAVIGAVPESTLITCIEKYVDGR is encoded by the exons ATGGCCTcaagcctcgccgtcgccgtctccgTCTCCGTCGCCGCGCCCGCCTCGTCGCCTtccccggtcgccgccgccgccccgccccgcgtcgccctccgccgcggcctcccgCCGATGTGCCGCGCGCTCCGCGCCCGCCCGCGCTCCCGCGGCCCGGCCGTCGTGTGCCAGGCCCAGGGCGGCCAGGACACCGCCATCCAAG TTCCTGATGTGAGCAAATCTACATGGCAATCGCTTGTGGTGGAGAGCGAGCTGCCAGTCCTCGTAGAGTTCTGGGCCTCATGGTGCGGACCGTGCAAAATGATAGACCCCATCGTCGGCAAGCTCTCAAAGGAGTACGAAGGGAAGCTGAAATGCTACAAGCTGAACACCGACGAGAACCCTGACATCGCGACCCAGTTTGGCATCCGGAGCATCCCCACAATGATGATATTCAAGAACGGCGAGAAGAAGGATGCTGTAATTGGGGCCGTGCCCGAGAGCACCCTGATCACGTGCATCGAGAAGTATGTTGACGGGAGGTGA